The uncultured Campylobacter sp. genome includes the window CACGATCGCTACGCCGTCTTTATCTTTAAAAATTTCCTCGAGGTATTTTTGCAGCTCAAGATCGATGGTGAGCGAAATTTCGCTACTGCTGGGCTCTTGCATCGAGATCTCCTCCACGACCTGATTTAGCGCCGTAACCTTCGTCTTGCGCTCGCCCTTGCTGCCCTGCAAAAGCTCGTTATAATACCCCTCGACGCCGCTTCTGCCGTTGTATCCGGTAAGCGCGCTTAGGGGGTTGTTTTGGATATCTTTTTTATTGGCGCGGCCTACGTAGCCGATGATATGAGAAGCAAGCGCGCCGTAAGGGTAGAAGCGCTGCGAAGCGGGCGAAATTTTAATATTTTCGTGCAGGCTCAAGCTTGCGAAATGCTGTATCGTGGCGTTGTAGTCCAAAAACGGCACGACTTCGATAAAATCTTGATTGTAAGCGGAATTTGCGTCCTTGTAGCTCTTGCTCATCGCGGTGACATTGAGATCTTTGAAGTAGCGCGAGATATTATTCAGCTCGCTTTGCAGCGCGGCGTCTTTTAGATGCGGCGCGATGGATAGCGAAAAGCCGAGATTATTTATCGCAAGCGGACGGCCTTTGGCATCTAAAATTTGACCGCGCACCGGCGGGATGTATTCGGTAGAGATGACGTTGTTTTTAGCGACCTGCTCGTAGAATTCGTTTGATTTGATCGAAAGATAATAAATTCTAACCAAAAGCATGCTAAAAAATAGTATCACGAATACGAATACGAACTTTAGCCTCATACCAGCCGCCCCTTAAAAAAGAGCAGAGCAAGCAAAATTTCAATCACGATATAATTTAAATACTCGCCGCTTAGGGGCAGATACTCGCTCTTTTTGATCGCAGAGATCGCGTTGCTCACCACAAAGACCAAAACATAGCTGATCATCACGTAAAAGCAGATCAAAAAATTTCTAAATTTAATATATTTAAATGAGTTTTCATAGACCACGAAATAAAATATACAATACGCGATAGCCACGCTAAATAGGTTAAATCCGTGGATCTGCTCGGCGCAAAACAGATAAAAAATAGAGAAAAACCAGGTAAAGCCGAACTTTTTAAATTTCACGTCGTTTTCATATTTTTGTACCACCATCGCCGTGAAAAAAAATCCGATCAGCGGCGGCAACCACCTATACACCGCACTTAGAAGTAGGTAGAAAAGAACCCCCGCGCTAAAAAGAGTGTCCGCTATAAGGTATAGATAAGTGCGATTTCGTTGCATACCGGAAACTTTTTGCATTTAATACAATCGGCCCAAATTTTTTGCGCGGGCAGCTCGTCCTTTGGGATTTCGGTAAAACCGAGCCGCTCGAAAAATTCCTTTTGATAGGTGAGCGTAAATACGCTTTTTAGCCCATAAAATTTCGCTTCGTCTAGCAGCTCGTTTACGATAGCTCTGGCAATGCCGCGCCTGCGAAACTGCGGAGCGACGATGAGCGAGCGCACCTCGGCAAGATCGGCGTTAAAAATTTTAAGCGAAGCAAAGCCCGCCAAGATTTCGGCATTTTTTGCGGACTGCGATTCGCAAAGCCGCGAACGTTCGGTTTGCAAAACGCCCGCGCTTTGCGAATATTCGCTCCGTAAATTTTGCCCTTTGCCCGCTTGCGCGCGGCTCGCCCCGGATACGACTTGCGCTGCGCTATTTCGTGGCGCGCTATTTTGAGACGTAGCTAGTTGCGGCGCAAAATTACCCGCGGCATCTTCGGCGGAATTTTCAGAAATATTTTCGGCAAAATTTTCGGCGGAGCTTTGGATTAAATTTAAATCGGCATTGCGCGCTAAATTTGAATCAAAATTCCTGACTAAATTTAAATCGGAATTTTCTTTAGAATCAAAACTCAAATTTTCCTTGGAATCAAAACTCGTATCCGCCTTAAAATCGCAGCCGAACGCCAGCACGTATGAGCGGATATTCGCCGCAATTTCATCGCTTTCAAGCGGCAAGATCACGCCGTTTTGCACCTCCTCTTTTACGAGCTCCTGCATGCGCGAAATGTCGCAAAGGCGCGCTTTTTTTAGCCGTATCATCTAAAATTTTCCCTAATCTTCGCGCAATTTTCGCGGTGCATTTTATATCCGCTAAATTTAATTATTTTGAAATTCTGCGCCGCGAAATTTTGCGTATTTAAATTTAGAAATTTCATAATCCAAACGCCCTGCGCACAATAATCTCGCGCGCTTTCGCAAGCCCGCTGCCTTTTAGCGTAGAGACCAAAATCGCCTGCGGATCGTGCCTCAAAAGCTTTGCGCGCTCGCTTTGGTTGAGCTTGTCGGCTTTGGTGTAGAGCCTCACGACCTTTTGATCGCCGCGCAGAAAACTAGCGAGATAGCTTTGCAAATTTTTATCTATCGTAAGATCAAACTGCCTCGCGTCGATGAGATGGACGAAAAGCTTGATATTTAGGCGCTCTTTGATAAATTCGTCGAGATTTTTTTGCCAGATATAATGCAGTTTTTTAGAAACCTTAGCGTATCCAAACCCCGGCAGATCCACGAAGATCAAAGAGATATTTTCACCCAAGCTAGCAAGATCCGAAAAGGCGGGGTTGCCCGCTAAGCTTAGCGCGGATATGCCCTTAAAATTTAATTCGGGGCTTTGCGCTGAATTCGGCGCAAAGCCCGCCGCAAGATCTGTCTCGCGATCCGATCTAAAATCCGCCGAGGCACTTTTTAAATTTAAAACGCAATCTTGCTTCAAATTTCGCTCAGACGCCGCAGCCTCCGCGTGATCTTGCGCGCAATTTGCAGCCGAGCTTAAAGCCTCTTTGCTCGCTAGATCGGGCGATGTTTCATTTTGCGAGCCGTCCGAGTCTGCGGCAAGCTTTTGTTTAAATTTAACTTCGAAAAAATTTATCAGCTGCGTTTTGCCCGGCGTCGAGCTTGATTTGGCTAGATTTTTGCGCCCAGTAAGCGCGTTTATCAGGCTGCTTTTGCCGACGTTGGAACGCCCCAAAAACGCCACTTCGCTCATCGCAAACTCGGGCGCACCGCCGATATTTGCGGCGGAGGTGATAAACTGCGCGCTGCTAGGATAGATCATTTGTTTTGATCTTCGACCTGAAAGATCAGACGCACGGGCTTTTTCTCGCCGCCGCCACTTTTTACTTCGTAGGTGCCCTTTTGGCGATTTACGATGATCTTATCGCCGTAAACCTCCTTTTTGGTCTCGGCCTCGTGCAGATAGGCGTTGTTTTCAAGCGTGTAAGCCTCGATAGTCGGATCGTAGGTCAGCACGCCGCCCTTGCCGTCGTAATGCTTCTGATTGAGTAAAATTTTAAAATTTGCGTTTCCCGTCGCGACATATTTTGTAGGTTGGCGCTTGGCGTCGAAATAGATCGTCACTTTATCGGAATTTAGCGTATCATAAGCGCCCTTTTTGATGCGAACGTTGCCCGTCAGCACGCTGATCTGCTTGATCTCGTCGGCGAAAAAATTATCCGCCGTGACCTCGACCTGCTCCTGCGCGGCGCTAAGAGTAGTCGCGCTAAAGCCCGAAATTAGCGCAGCTGAAAGTATTAGTTTGTGGAGTTTTGATCTTTTATTAAATACCATGCGTGGATTCCTTTTGAGTTTGTTTGTTTGGTTTTGGTGTCGTAGCTTATGCTTGCGCCCGTGATACGGTCGCCGCCTTGGCGCAGCACGTACGGCACGTCTGAGCGGACGATCTTGCTGCTCGTATCGTAGATGATCTCTTGCGCCGTGTAATCAAAGCCTCTGCTATTTACATAGTGCGCGTCGCCGTTAAATTTTATCAGCTCGCCTGCGCGCGTCGCGGTCTTTGAAACCAAAGTGTGATTTAGATCTGCGCCAATCTCCTCGGCTTTAAAATTTACAAACTCGTCGCGATCCTTATAGCGAGTGCCGCCGTCCGCGGTAAATTTAGCATCCACGCGCTCGCCGATCTGATAATCGACGATCTTTTTCATCTCCATATTCGCAATGCTTAGATCTTGCCTAAACATATCGCTAAAATAAGGCGTCTGCACGCTTAAAAACACCATCGCGACGCAAAAGATCGCAATCGCGACGTAGAAAATTTTTATCACCATCGCTCGGCTCCTTTTGATCTGCGCGGAATTTCGCCCCTCGCAGGCATTCTCACGCGCGCTTGCGAAACTACAGCCATTTGCTATTCCACTCTTTGCGCATGCCGTTTTTATCGACGAGCATTTCGATCATCTCGCGCACCGCGCCGCAGCCGCCGTTTTTGCTTAGCGCGACGTCCGCTTTTAGCGAGCTTAGCGCATCGGCGGGCTTGAAGCTGATCGCGACCGCATTTAAAAGCTTCGCGTCGTTTATATCATCGCCAATTGCAGCGGCCTCATCGAAGCTTAGGTTGAAATTTTTTAAAATTTGCTCCGCCCTTGAGAGCTTGTCTTTTTCGCCTTGAAAGAGCGTATCGATCTTTAGCTCGCGCGCGCGGTTTGCGACGATCTGCGAGCTTTTGCCGGTGATGATCGCGACCTTTAGCCCCAGCCGCTGCCACTCCTGGATGCCAAACCCGTCTTTTACATTAAATTTCTTCATCTCTTCGCCGCCGTTTGAATGGTACAGCCCGCCGTCGCTAAGGCAGCCGTCTACGTCTAAAAATATGATCTTTATCACTTCGTTTTCCGTTTTTTGAAATTTTGTGATTTTAACGAAATTTGGCTGAATTTTTGGCAAACGCCGTATAAATTTAAGCTGCGATCTTAGCCTTTAATCGGCACGTAGCCGCTATTTTCGATGATGCTTTGCCCCTGCGGCGAAAGGATCCAATCTATCAAGATGCGGATATTTTCGTTTTTGTTGTTTTCGTCGTAAACCGCGTAAATTTCGGCTACGAGCGGGTATTTACGGCTAGAGATATTTTCTTTGTTCGGATACGCGCCGTTTAGGCTAAGCATCTTCACGCCGCCGTTTTGCACGATCCCCTCGACGTAGTATCGAAACGAAAAGCCGATCGCGCTGCCGAAAAAGCCAGTGATCTTGCGCTTAGGTTGTGTCTCGCCCATAAATTTCAAAAACGCGCTCTGGCTGCCGCTGCCCGCGTTTCGCTGCACGGCATCTATTCGCATGCGCTCGCCGCCGAGCTGCGACCAATCGTCAAACTCCCCAGAATAGATCCCTCGCACCTGATCCACGGTTAAATTTGAAACTTTATTATTTGCATTTATGATAAAGACGAACGCCTCCAGCCCGATCGGCACGAAGCGCAAGCGCACGCCCTTTTCCTGCGCATAATCAAGCTGCTGCTTCGAAGGGGCGGCGACGAAAATGAGATCCGCCTTGCCGTCGCTTATGGCCCTGTACGCGCCGCGGGTATTGCTAAATTTAAGCCTGCTAGCATTCGTGAAATTTTGCCCGTCAAATTCCACGCTTTCCTTCGGATAGCTCGCCGCGACGAACGCCGAAAAGACGGGATACAAAGCCGCTGCTCCGTCGATTATGGGCAGATTGCCGCTAAGTTTTAAGCTGGAGCTAACGCGCACGATCTGCGAGCCCTGCTCAAACGGCAGAAATTTATGCAGCTCGATCGATTTGGTCTGCATCTCGGCGCTGCTTTGATTTACGTATCGCTTCACGACGAGGCTGTAAAATGTAAAATCGAAAGCCATCAAGATAAACACCAGCAAAATGGCGATAATTGCACGCTTCATCTTAGTTTCCGTTTGCAATATAGGAGATGATCGAGCATTTGCTCTGCAGATACAGCGCCGCTGCGGTTAGCGCACAAACGCTGATCGCCCAAGCCGTCAATATTACGGCGATCGTTTTTTGAAAAATTTCATCGCTCATTTTGTGCCTCACATATGCGCAAGCGCGCTATTAAGCAGCCATAAAAAGCCGGTTAAGACCGCCGAAAAGATTATGAATAAAAACGCGGAAAGGATCAGGAGATTTCTAATCCTCCTGCGGCGCTCGGGCTCGCTTTTAGCAGATTTAATAAATTTTACCAAATACACGATGAGGAAAATAAACGAAATTATCGGCAGCGCGATCAAAACCGAGATCGAGATGAATAGATCCGGCAGCCACTCAAAATATACCAGCGGAGTAAGGGTGCACAAAAACGCAATCGTCGAAATAATTAGAAATTTTCTATCTCTTTTATGGCGCTCCGGCTCGTCTTTTGATCTGATAAATTTAATCAAACACGCGACAAGCCAAACAAAGCAGATCAAAAACAGCACATTTAAAATCTCCATAAACGATTCCAGGTTATTCATCTTTTACCTTTAAATTTTAATATGCAAAGCGGCATTTTAGCGCTCCGATTAAATTTACGCGCCAGTCAAGCAAGAGCGCAAGCGCAAATGCGCTTAAAGCAAACTCTTAATAAAGCGGCGATCCTCGCCCAAGCAAAAGCGAAATTTTGCAAATTTCAAGCAGCGGCGATAGTAAAATTTCAAACATCGATAAAATTACAAAACCGCGAATTGCTAATTTTGCTAAATTTAGCGCGCATTTGCCGTTATAAAACGCCCTTGGTGCTAGGCACGCCGGCGCGCTCGTTGATACTTATCGCGCGACGGAATGCGACGGCAAACGCCTTAAACGCGGCCTCTGCGACGTGATGTAGATTTTCGCCGCGGATCTGGCTTAGATGCAGCGTAAAATTTGCGTTGAAAGCCAGAGCGCGAAAAAATTCCTCCACGAGTTCGGCATCGAATTCGCCGATCTTGCCGCGCTTCAGGCTCGGGCAGTCAAATACCAAAAACGCGCGGTTGGAAAAATCAAGCGCGGCGCTTACGGCGGCTTCGTCCATCACCACGACGCTATCACCGAAGCGCTCGATGTTTTGCGCGGGATAGATCGTCTCTTTGATCGCGCTTCCGAGCACGATGCCGCAGTCCTCGACGCTGTGGTGAAAATCGACCTGCAAATCGCCCTCACAGCGCAAGCTCAGATCGATCCACGCGTGCTTGGCAAACGCGCTAAGCATATGATCGAAAAAACCGATGCCAGTTTGTATCTGCGCCGCGCCGCGCCCGTAAAGCTCCAGCTCAAGCTCGATTTTGGTCTCTTTCGTAGCCCTATTTTTGCTTATCATCGCGCAATCCTTAAAACTAAATTTTGTTTGAAATCTATCTAAATTTCACTAAATTTCGCTTAAAATCTCAGCCAGCTTTTCGGAATTTACGCTGCCGATCTGGCGCAGGTTCGTAATCTCGGCGCCCTCTTGAAAAAACAGAATCGTAGGCGGGCCGAATACGTTGAAATGAGCTTTTATCGCTCTGTTTTGCTCGCTATCTTCGCTAAGATCGATCTTAAAAAGGCTAAATTTATCAAGAGCGTCCGCAAGAGCGGGATCTGCGAACGCTCGCTCGCTCTGCTCGCAATTTTTACACCAGCTAGCCCAAAAATCCACTATCACGGGCTTTTTGGAATTTTCTATTTCGCCCTGCAGCTGCGCCAGATCGTGCACAAACGAAAAATGCGCGCCGCTTAAATTTTTAACGCGAAAAATTTCGCCTGCTTGCAAGCTCTCGCCGCCGGGGCCGCCGCTGGAATATCTCGTGCTTTGCGGGATTAGATTACCAAGCGGTCTGGAAAAATCTTTCGCGCCGCTGGCAAAGCCTGCAAGCAGCAGCGCCGAATATAGCGCGATTACAAGGGCCAAAGCGCGCTTTATCCCGCTCGCGCCGCCGTCAAACAGCCCCAAAAATCCTGCGAAAATCGCGCCCAAAACCGCATAAATCAGCAGGCTTAAATTTTCGCCGATGAGCGCGCGCGAAATCCACACCGCCGTAAAAAGCAGCAAAAAGCCGAAAATTTTAGGCACCGCCTCCATCCAAGCTCCGGGCCTCGGTAGTGCGCCGCCAAGCCCCACCACAAGCAGCAGCGCGCCGCTTCCGAGCCCAAGCGCAAAAAGAGCCGCCGCACCCAGCAAGACGTCGCCGCTGCCCGCGATATAAACGAGCGCACCCGCAAGCGGAGCGGAGATGCACGGCGATACGACAAGAGCCGAGATAAGCCCCATCGAAAAAACTCCGATCAGACCGCCGCTCTTTTCGCTTTTGCTGTTTAAGAAGCTTTGAAAACGCGCAGGCAGGCGGATCTCGTAAAATCCGAACATCGAAAGCGCGAGCGCGGCGAATATTAGCGAGGTTAGGATCAGCGCGAGCGGAGTTTGCAGCAGACCTTGTAAATTTTGCCCAAAAATCGCTACGAAAGCTCCTAAAATCGCATACGAGCTCGCCATCCCAAAAATATACGCGAGGCTTACGGCGAGGCTCGTTTTCGCGCTCGGCTTAGAGGAGGTTTTCGCCACTATGATCGACGAGAGGATCGGGATGAGCGGATAGACGCAAGGGCTTAGCGAGAGCAGCACGCCATAGCCGAAAAACAGCGCGATCGCCGCGATGAAGCTCTTGCTGCCAAGAACGTTTAAAATTTTATCCTGCTCGGAGATGGAATTTGCGTGCGGATTTTTGTGCGCAGAAGTTTGATGGGAATTTACAGCGGCGTTTTCTGCCGAGCTTGCCGCGGAATTTCCCGCTGCGTGCGAGTCCGCCACGGAATCTGTCTCTGCGCCCGCTGCTGTAGTATTGCTTTTAAAATTTACAGCCCCGCCTTGTGCGCTGAACGTGTCAGAAATATGCGCGGAATTTGCGCCTTTTCGATATTTTTTCAGCTCGGAGTTTGAAATTTTGCTGATCTGATAGCCCTCCACCACGCGCTTGAAGCTAAAGCCGAACTGCTGCGGTTGGTAGCAAAAGCCGGATTTCGTGCAACCCAAAAAATCGCCGTTAAGCACGAAATCATCGCTGTCTGCGGCATTTGCGAGCACGAGGCCTAAAGGCACGGTAACACTAAAATTGCCCTCGTAAATTTTATAATCCTTATATTCGGTCGCGGCGGGCAGATTTATTAAATTTGTGACCTCCGCACTGCCGATGAAAATTTTTATCTCGTTTTGATAGAGATAAACCCCGTCCGCGATATCAAAGCTTAGCGTTACGCTATCGCTTTGCGCCGCCGCGTTAAGCTTGAACGCATCGGAGGGTTTCAGGGGCTCGGCGCCCAAACCTAAGAGAAAAAACGCTGCCAAAATCAGTGATCTGATCAAATTTTATCCTTTGAAATTTTTTCCTACATTCTAACGTAATAAGTATGAATTTATAGTGTAATCTAAAGAACTTTTTTGTAAAATTCCTTAAAATTTTTAGGAGGCTATATGAGCAAAGAGATCAAAACCGAAACGGGCGAAATAGCGCTGAAAGAGATAGAATTTAAAAGCTCAAAGTACGAAAAAATCTCGTTCAAAGACTACGAGATGCTGCTGCAAAGATACCAGATCGAGCTTTTGAAGCTGCAAAAATTCGTAAAAGAAAAAGGCTTAAAAATTTTGATTTTGATGGAGGGGCGCGACGCGGCGGGCAAAGGCGGCACGATCAAGCGTTTAACCGAGCACCTAAACCCGCGCGGATGCCGCATCGTAGCGCTCGAAAAGCCGAGCAATGTCGAAAAGACGCAGTGGTATTTCCAGCGCTACGTCGCGCACCTACCCAGCGGCGGCGAGATTGCGATCTTTGACCGCAGCTGGTACAACCGCGCGATGGTCGAGCCGGTGATGGGCTTTTGCACCCACGCCGAGCATAAAGATTTCCTGCGCCAAGTGCCTAAATTTGAGGAGCTTTTGGTAAGCGCGGGGATAATTTTGTTTAAATTTTACTTTTCGGTCTCCAAAGAGGAGCAAAAAAGGCGCTTTGAATCGCGCCGTACCGACCCGCTGAAGCAATACAAACTCTCGCCGGTGGATGCGAGATCGCAAGAGCTGTGGAATCAATACACGCTCGCAAAATACTCGATGCTACTAGCTTCAAATACCGAGTTTGCGCCGTGGACGATCCTTGATAGCAACGACAAAAAGATCGCGCGGCTAAACGCCTTCCGCTGCATACTCTCGCGCATAGACTATCCCGAAAAGATCGATGCAAAGGAGCTTGCGGTGGATCCAAACCTCGTGCGAAACGGCACCAGGGAGATAGTGCTAATGGAGGATAGCCAAAAAAGCGAGGCTTGGCGCAAGCTGGAAAGCCCCTCTCGCAAGAACAAGAAGGATAAGAAAAAGGGTTGAATCTTGCCAATGGAGATTACTCGCTAGGGAGGCTTGCTAGGAATTGCTTCATTAGGGATTTATTTCCTAATATATAGAAACGCATTAAATTCTATGATTGTGCACCTCAAGATTCTTTGAAATTCTATCTAATGGGATGGAATTCTACACAACGCTACGGGCTACGTGATGAAGTATATCACGTTTCAATTCCTAATGGAATAGAATTCTACCTCGTCGCTTGCTTTTCTCTGCGGTTGTCGCCCATAGTTTCAATTCCCAACGGAGGAAATTTACACGAAAAGATAAAAGAACTTAAAGAGCAAATTGAAATGTTTCAAACTCCAACGAGAATTGAAATGCGAAACTCACATATCCCGCATCCACCGCCTTTCCGTAGAATTCTATTCCACTAGGAGTTGAAAAGCTCTTTGTACTGGCAGATATGGCTCGGCATAGGGTAAAATTCCATCTTGTTTGTAATAGCTGCCGGAACCGATCAAAAAAATCAAATCCCGAAAGCTTCGATATGTAAAATTTCATTCTATCCCGGTTTAAAATTTAATGTGCCGTTCTATAAGATGCCTGTTTGTGCAAGCCGGTTCATCTTTACGGCATAATATGCAAAATTTTATAAAATTTTATGTTTATTTTATGCAGTATTCTGTATAATTCATACGGATAAACGAAGTGTTTTGCTATTTTTACTTATGAATAACACGATTTTTATTCATTTTATACGATTTTATGTATAATTAACGAATAAATTTGTATAATTTTCATATGTTAGAAACGAGCGATATATTCAACATTTTGCACAATGCCGTCGAAGCTAAAAACAACGGCAAAAAGATCTCGCACGCTGCGATGGCGCAGAGGTTAGGCGTATCGATGCGGACGTATCAGGACTGGCGCTTGGGCACGACCAAGCCGCAAGCCGCGACCGCGATATGCCAGATGTTGTGTGAGCTCGATAGCGACGACGCTGCGTTTGTGCTGCATAAGATAAAAAAACTTATAGGAGAGTAGAGTGCAAAACATTACTTTGCAAGAAAAGCTGGATCTACAGGGCGTCTTTCGCGTGATTTATGAGAAAAAAGAGTCGAAATTCGCGATCTTTTACAAGGCGTTTTTGAAGAAATTTTTTAAAAATTTTAAAAAATAATTGGCGGAGGCATTTATTATACTTTATGTGGCAAAGGCGGTAACATCCATTAAATTTAGATGATTTTTCCTTTTTATGACGACCACGCCGATATTCTTTGTTTTGCAGTTTCAGAGGATGCTACCAAATTCTGCTTTATAAAATTTTTTCCATCTTTCTGCCTCTTTGACATCATCTAATTTAATTTTAAATTCTAACTTTGACACATGATCTTAAATTTGTAGCGTAAATTTAATTGAAATTAATGCGGAATTCTTACTTTAAATTAGCTTTTAATATCCCTAGTATGCATTTTTACA containing:
- a CDS encoding substrate-binding domain-containing protein, which produces MKRAIIAILLVFILMAFDFTFYSLVVKRYVNQSSAEMQTKSIELHKFLPFEQGSQIVRVSSSLKLSGNLPIIDGAAALYPVFSAFVAASYPKESVEFDGQNFTNASRLKFSNTRGAYRAISDGKADLIFVAAPSKQQLDYAQEKGVRLRFVPIGLEAFVFIINANNKVSNLTVDQVRGIYSGEFDDWSQLGGERMRIDAVQRNAGSGSQSAFLKFMGETQPKRKITGFFGSAIGFSFRYYVEGIVQNGGVKMLSLNGAYPNKENISSRKYPLVAEIYAVYDENNKNENIRILIDWILSPQGQSIIENSGYVPIKG
- a CDS encoding HAD-IIIA family hydrolase, yielding MIKIIFLDVDGCLSDGGLYHSNGGEEMKKFNVKDGFGIQEWQRLGLKVAIITGKSSQIVANRARELKIDTLFQGEKDKLSRAEQILKNFNLSFDEAAAIGDDINDAKLLNAVAISFKPADALSSLKADVALSKNGGCGAVREMIEMLVDKNGMRKEWNSKWL
- the hisB gene encoding imidazoleglycerol-phosphate dehydratase HisB; this translates as MISKNRATKETKIELELELYGRGAAQIQTGIGFFDHMLSAFAKHAWIDLSLRCEGDLQVDFHHSVEDCGIVLGSAIKETIYPAQNIERFGDSVVVMDEAAVSAALDFSNRAFLVFDCPSLKRGKIGEFDAELVEEFFRALAFNANFTLHLSQIRGENLHHVAEAAFKAFAVAFRRAISINERAGVPSTKGVL
- the lptA gene encoding lipopolysaccharide transport periplasmic protein LptA; this encodes MVFNKRSKLHKLILSAALISGFSATTLSAAQEQVEVTADNFFADEIKQISVLTGNVRIKKGAYDTLNSDKVTIYFDAKRQPTKYVATGNANFKILLNQKHYDGKGGVLTYDPTIEAYTLENNAYLHEAETKKEVYGDKIIVNRQKGTYEVKSGGGEKKPVRLIFQVEDQNK
- a CDS encoding helix-turn-helix transcriptional regulator gives rise to the protein MLETSDIFNILHNAVEAKNNGKKISHAAMAQRLGVSMRTYQDWRLGTTKPQAATAICQMLCELDSDDAAFVLHKIKKLIGE
- a CDS encoding GNAT family N-acetyltransferase; the protein is MIRLKKARLCDISRMQELVKEEVQNGVILPLESDEIAANIRSYVLAFGCDFKADTSFDSKENLSFDSKENSDLNLVRNFDSNLARNADLNLIQSSAENFAENISENSAEDAAGNFAPQLATSQNSAPRNSAAQVVSGASRAQAGKGQNLRSEYSQSAGVLQTERSRLCESQSAKNAEILAGFASLKIFNADLAEVRSLIVAPQFRRRGIARAIVNELLDEAKFYGLKSVFTLTYQKEFFERLGFTEIPKDELPAQKIWADCIKCKKFPVCNEIALIYTL
- the lptC gene encoding LPS export ABC transporter periplasmic protein LptC, with amino-acid sequence MVIKIFYVAIAIFCVAMVFLSVQTPYFSDMFRQDLSIANMEMKKIVDYQIGERVDAKFTADGGTRYKDRDEFVNFKAEEIGADLNHTLVSKTATRAGELIKFNGDAHYVNSRGFDYTAQEIIYDTSSKIVRSDVPYVLRQGGDRITGASISYDTKTKQTNSKGIHAWYLIKDQNSTN
- the dsbD gene encoding protein-disulfide reductase DsbD, with protein sequence MIRSLILAAFFLLGLGAEPLKPSDAFKLNAAAQSDSVTLSFDIADGVYLYQNEIKIFIGSAEVTNLINLPAATEYKDYKIYEGNFSVTVPLGLVLANAADSDDFVLNGDFLGCTKSGFCYQPQQFGFSFKRVVEGYQISKISNSELKKYRKGANSAHISDTFSAQGGAVNFKSNTTAAGAETDSVADSHAAGNSAASSAENAAVNSHQTSAHKNPHANSISEQDKILNVLGSKSFIAAIALFFGYGVLLSLSPCVYPLIPILSSIIVAKTSSKPSAKTSLAVSLAYIFGMASSYAILGAFVAIFGQNLQGLLQTPLALILTSLIFAALALSMFGFYEIRLPARFQSFLNSKSEKSGGLIGVFSMGLISALVVSPCISAPLAGALVYIAGSGDVLLGAAALFALGLGSGALLLVVGLGGALPRPGAWMEAVPKIFGFLLLFTAVWISRALIGENLSLLIYAVLGAIFAGFLGLFDGGASGIKRALALVIALYSALLLAGFASGAKDFSRPLGNLIPQSTRYSSGGPGGESLQAGEIFRVKNLSGAHFSFVHDLAQLQGEIENSKKPVIVDFWASWCKNCEQSERAFADPALADALDKFSLFKIDLSEDSEQNRAIKAHFNVFGPPTILFFQEGAEITNLRQIGSVNSEKLAEILSEI
- the ppk2 gene encoding polyphosphate kinase 2, whose product is MSKEIKTETGEIALKEIEFKSSKYEKISFKDYEMLLQRYQIELLKLQKFVKEKGLKILILMEGRDAAGKGGTIKRLTEHLNPRGCRIVALEKPSNVEKTQWYFQRYVAHLPSGGEIAIFDRSWYNRAMVEPVMGFCTHAEHKDFLRQVPKFEELLVSAGIILFKFYFSVSKEEQKRRFESRRTDPLKQYKLSPVDARSQELWNQYTLAKYSMLLASNTEFAPWTILDSNDKKIARLNAFRCILSRIDYPEKIDAKELAVDPNLVRNGTREIVLMEDSQKSEAWRKLESPSRKNKKDKKKG